TTTATATTTAAGGCCGGGCTGTGATGTTATAAAACTTTTTTCCGGGCTGCACAAATTTATGAACTGGAAAGGCCCTATACTGACAGACAGCGGGGGGTTTCAGGTTTTTTCACTTGCAAAACTTTCAAAGATAACAAACGAAGGTTACACATTCCAGTCTCATATTGACGGATCAAGCCATACCCTAACACCCGAAAAAGCAGTAGAAGTACAATTATTGCTAAACTCCGATATAATGATGTGTCTTGATCAGTGCATACATTATCCTGCCGAAAAAAAACAAGCACAGGATGCTCTTGAACTTACAACTCAATGGGCAAAAAGATGTAAAAAAACATGGGAAGAAGCGGGTGAAAATAAAAACGCTCTTTTTGGGATTGTTCAGGGCGGAATGTTTAAGGAGCTTAGGGAAAAATCCGCGCAGGATATTGTTGAAATCGGATTTCCCGGTTATGCAATAGGTGGGTTGAGTGTGGGCGAACCGATTGACATTATGCTTGAAATAGCCGAATATAGTCTTGATAAACTTCCTTCAGATAAACCGAAATATATGATGGGAATCGGAACACCTGAAAATATAGTTGAACTGGTAGCACTTGGAACCGATATGTTTGATTGTGTTATGCCTACAAGAAATGCAAGAAACGGCCAGATGTTTACAAGCATGGGTACAATCAATATATGTAATTCACGTTATAAATTTGATACTCTCCCTGTTGAAGAAGAATGCAATTGCTATACATGCCGTAATTTTTCACGGGCATACCTCAGGCATCTTTATATGGCTAAGGAAATACTTGCATATCGGTTAAATACGATACATAATATTTTTTATTATACAAAACTGATGAAAGATATGAGAAAAGCAATTTTAAATGATGAGTTTGAAAGTTTTAGAACAAATTTTTATAATAAAAGAACCAAAGGAGAAAGATCATGAAAGAACTGGTTGAGGAAGCTATAAAAAAAATAAGACCTATGCTTCAAAAAGATGGTGGTGATGTTGAAATTATAGATGTTAGTGATGGTATAGTTAAGGTTCGTCTTCAGGGTGCTTGCGCTGGATGCCCCATGTCCCAGATGACTTTAAAAAACGGGATTGAAAAACTTTTAAAAGAAGAGGTGCCGGGTGTAAAATCGGTGATATCAATATAGTAAAATAAGATATTTTTCTTAGGAGTCCTGTATGATGCAAAGAATAGTGATATGTTGTCTTTTGTTTCTTTCAGTTATTGCCTTATCAGGATGTAAGGAAAAAATTGAACCCGGAACAACTGAAGAAAAAAGTGCTGCAATAGTTAAAGCCGCTGTTCTTGAGGCAAAGGTTGTAAACCAGCCTCTTTTGTATGAAACCACAGGAACCATTCATGCAAAGACGGAAAGTATTTTATCAAGCAAACTTTTAGCTGAAATAAAAAAAATAAACGTAAAAGAAGGCGATACAATTAAAAAAGGTGATGTGCTTGTCCTTCTTGATAACAGCCAGGTAAAAGCTCAGCTCCAGCAGGCCCGGCAGGCAAAAAAAGAAGCGCTGAATGCATATGATGCAGCAGCATCCGGCGTGGATTCGGCAAGAGCTGCGGCAAAACTTGCCAGTGACACATACAAACGTTTTTTAAATTTGTATAATGATAATGCAATAAGCAAGCAGAATTTTGAAGACATTGAAACCAAAAACATTCAGGCAAAAGCGGCTTTACTTCAGTCAGAGGCGATGGTGCAGGCCGCAGGTAACCGTATCAAACAGGCTGAAGCAGCACTTTTATCTGCAAAATCATATGACAAAGATTCTGTAATTTATGCTCCGTATGACGGGCTTGTAACAGCTAAAATGGTGGAACCCGGAGATCTTGCGTCACCAGGCGCACCTATCATTGGTGTTGAGGAGACTAAGGGTTATTATGCGGAATTTGTTGTTCCTGAAGCCCAGGTAAAAACCGTAGGTATGGGCACAAAGGTAAGTATAGTAATCCCGGCATTAAACGATCTTTTACTCGAAGGAACAATTTATACCGTATCTCAGGCAGCAGATTCCAACACACGTTCTTTCATGTTTAAAGCCTCTTTCACTTCAGACCAATCGGTTCGCTCAGGACTGTATGTAAAAGTTTTAATTCCCATAGGCAAAAAAGATATACTTTCCGTCCCGTCTTCGTCATTAATCTATCAGGGCCAGTTAACAGGAATATATATTCTTGATGATCAAAACATAGCCCGTTTCAGAGTAATTCGCACAGGTAGAACTTTTGACAAATCCATAGAAGTTCTTTCGGGATTAAATCCCAAAGACCGCTATATATCAAATCCTGACGTAAACATAAAAGATGGTGTCAAGGTGGAGGCATCCACATGAGCAATAAGCTTGGTGTGGCGGGGAAAATAGCAAATTATTTTATCGAATCCAAACTTACGCCTCTTATAATCATAGCTTCCATACTTTTGGGCATTGCTTCGGTTATTGCCCTGCCAAGAGAGGAAGAACCCCAAATCATAGTTCCCATGATAGATATTTTTGTAAGTATGCCTGGGGCAAGCTCAAAAGAAGTTGAAGAGCGCGTTACATCGCCTATGGAAAAGCTTTTATGGGAAATACCCGGAGTCGAATACATTTATTCCACCTCAAGCCCCGGCATGTCAATGGCGATAGTGCGCTTTCTGGTGGGGCAGAATGAAGAACAAGCTATTGTCAGGCTTCAATCCAAACTTATGGCAAACATGGACAGGATTCCGCATTCCGTATCGCAGCCTTTGATAAAACCGCGTTATATAGATGATGTGCCCATTCTTGCATTAACCTTTTGGGGAAAAGATGCTGATCATTACTTATTAAGGCGCGTAGCTGCCGAAGTCGAAAACATCGCAAAGATGGAAGAAAATACTTCTATCACTACAATTATAGGTGGAGAAAAGAGACAGGTTGAGGTAAATATAGATCCGGTTAAGCTTTCTGCTTTCGGCATTGATCCGGAACGTGTTTTTTCTATGTTATCTACCGCAAACCAGAGTTCGGATTCAGGATCTTTTCCATCGCTTTCAGGCCAGACCATAGTGCATACCGGAGGATTTATAAATAATGTCGAAGATGTTAATAAAGTCGTTATTTCCGTTTATGATGGCAAGCCGGTTTATCTGGAAGATGTAGCAACAATTTCAGACGGCCCCGGTGAACCCGACCAGTATGTCTTTTTCGGAGCAGGCCCTGCTGCAAAAGAAAAAAATATTTCAAAAGATTCTTTGCCTAAAGATGCATGCCCGGCAGTTACTCTTACAATAGCCAAAAGAAAGGGCACAAACGCAATTGATGTTGCAAATAAAATACTTGCAAGAATCAAAGACGCAAAGGGTACTATCATCCCGGACAATATAAACATGACCATAACAAGGCACTATGGCGAAACTGCAAAAGAAAAGTCGGATGAACTGCTTTTGCATATGATGATAGCCATTGTGTCGGTATCAATTCTTATCTGGTTTACATTGGGTCATCGCGAATCAGGTATAGTCGCTCTTGCAATACCTGTTACGCTTGCCTTAACTCTTTCTGTATTTTATTTATACGGTTACACATTAAACAGAATTACGCTTTTTGCTCTTATTTTTTCTATAGGAATTCTTGTTGATGATGCAATCGTTATTGTTGAAAATATAGTGAGACATTTCAGGTTACCTGAAAATGCAAATCGCCCTAAAATCCTTATTACTATCGAAGCAGTTGATGAAGTCGGAAATCCGACCATACTTGCAACCATGACAGTTATCGCCGCCATTTTGCCTATGGCTTTTGTCGGCGGTCTTATGGGTCCTTATATGCGACCGATTCCTGTAGGTGCTTCGGCAGCAATGGTCTTTTCGCTTATAGTAGCTTTTATAGTCACACCATGGGCTTCCATGAAGCTTATAAGCCACAAGGAAAATGAAACGGCAAAACATGAGAAAGAAGGATGGAGCACACTGTTTTACCGTAAGGTTATGACTCCGCTTATTGAAATACCTTTCTGGCGTTATACGTTTCTTTTGTTGGTGGTAGGTCTTCTTTTAATCTCCTGTGCTCTTGTTGCGATTAAGAAAGTCCATGTCAAGATGCTTCCTTTCGATAATAAAAGTGAGTTTCAGGTCATAATTGATATGCCGGAAAATTCCACCCTGGAAAATACACTTTCGGCAGCTCTTGAAATGGGTGATTATATAAAAACCGTAAATGAGGTTGTTGACTATGAAATCTATGCAGGCACTGCGGCGCCTTTCAATTTTAACGGGCTTGTACGCCATTATTTCATGCGTAAAGGAAATAATGTTGCTGACATTCAGGTTAATCTCGTCTCAAAAGGGCAAAGAAAAGACCAGTGTCATGAGATAGCAAAACGCGTAAGGCCTGCATTGCAAATAATTGCCCAAAAGTATAATGCCAGAATTAAAGTTGCGGAAGTGCCGCCCGGTCCTCCTGTGTTATCTACACTTGTTGCTGAAATATACGGCCCTGATTACAACCGGCAGCGGCTTATCGCTAAACAAGTTATGAAAATATTTGAGCAAACATCAGGGGTTGTTGATGTTGACTGGTACATGGAAGATGATCAGCCAAGGGTTAGTATTGAAATTGACAGGCAAAAAGCAGCACTTCACGGTATCAGTGCGGCACAGATAGCACAAACCCTTGATCTGGCCCTTTCAGGAAGACAGGCAGGCCTTCTTCACCAGCCGAAAGAAAAGGAAGATATTCCCATTATGCTGAAGCTTCCTCTTTCGAAAAGGGCCGGAATCGAACGATTGGAATCCATAAAAATATCTCAACCGGACGGAAAGCTTATATCGCTGTCCAGCCTTGTTAAAATATCCGATACAAAAAACGATAAAAGCATATATCATAAAAATCTTATGCCTGTGGTTTATATAACAGGTGATGTAGCAGGTGAGAAAGAAAGCCCTGTTTATGCCATACTGGAGATGAAAAAAGCTATTGATGCCATATCTCTTCCGGAAGGATATAAAATTGTTCAGCATACCGCAGCGCTACCGGAATCGGATCGCCGGTTTTCCATGAAATGGGATGGCGAATGGCATATCACTTATGAGGTTTTCCGTGATCTGGGAATAGCTTTTGCCGTTGTGCTTATTTTAATATTTGTTCTTGTAGTCGGATGGTTTCAATCCTTTTCAACCCCTCTTGTAATTATGGCAGCTATTCCGTTTTCCTTAATCGGTATATTGCCCGGACACTGGATAATGGGCGCTTTCTTTTCGGCAACATCTATGATAGGCTTTATTGCAGGTGCAGGTATTGTTGTACGAAATTCCATAATCCTTGTTGATTTCATCGAGCTTCGTGTCTCTCAGGGCATGCCCCTTGATCTTGCCGTAATTGATGCAGGCGCTGTTAGATTCAGGCCGATGATGCTAACTGCGGCTGCTGTTGTGGTAGGAGCTTCGGTAATATTGTTTGATCCTATATTCCAAGGGCTTGCCATATCTCTTATGGCCGGCGAAGTCGCTTCTCTTCTTTTCTCACGCATGACTGTTCCTATTTTGTATTATCTTGATAAACGCTGGGAATCACAACATGTACATAAAAAAAAACCGGCTGTCAGTAGCTCAAGTTAATATCTATAGAGGACATTTCATGTACTTTACCGATAACGTTTTCCAATGTGATTTTCTCTATCATTTTAAGAACTCCTTTGGTGGTGAGATTGTTAAAAAATTCTTCCGCTTTTATCTTTAGTTATGAAAAGGTTCGACCATTATTAACAGTATAAGGTTCTATTGTGTTCTATTAATAGGAAATCTGAAATTCTGAAATAAAGATGATCGTGTCCGTTTTGAGTCATGGTTTAGAGTTAAAAACTTTCAACAGGGATAGAGAATGGAACTTGCGTGTATTGGTGAAGATTGGGTAGTAGTTACATACTATGTTTTATTTGATTTTATTAACTATTCATGTAGATTTGGTTCGGATACTGTTTGGAAATCCAAGCTTCCTTATCCAACAATTATAGGATCAGAAACAAAATAAAATATGTCATCAATTATTAAAATGAATTTTTTGATCTCTTTTATTTTTTAATAAACCCATCTTTCGAATTTTACTTTTAAGTGTATTAGGGTTTATATTAAGAAGTTCAGCTGCCCCTCCAGGCCCGTTTATCTTGCCTCCTGTTATTTTTATTGCTTTCTGAATGTGTAACGATATGATTTCTTCTAATTCCATAGGTTCTGTTTTGTTTAACGACGATGTAAGCTTTTCTAAGTCAAATTGTGGAAAAATGGTTTTAGCTATTTCTTTTAAGTGCATAATAGTTTTGCCTTCCGCATCATTTATTTTACTATAAATCGGAATCGGCTGACGAAACGCTCCTGATTCTGATTTTTGGAAAATAGTATCTTCAAACATAAGTGGACCTGAAATATTTTGTCCCTGGGATTGAATTAAGATCCGTTCAACAATGTTTTCCAGTTCGCGCACATTGCCGGGCCAGTTATAAGTTTTTAGCTGATCAATAACTTCCTTGTCAATGTTCGGTGGAGAGGTTATGTTTTTTTCAATAGATTTTCGATTTATAAAGTAGTAAACAAGTTCCGGAATATCTCCTTGTCTTTCTCGTAAGGGTGGAATTTTGATGGGATACACATTCAGCCTGAACCAAAGGTCTTCTCTGAACTGTTTAGAAATTACCATATTCTTTAAATCCCTGTTTGTAGAAGCAATAACTCTTACATCTATTGGTACCGGCATTGTGCCGCCGACACGTTCTATCTGCTTATCCTGTAGTACCCGCAGAAGTCTTACCTGCGCTTCTTGCGGAAGCTCTCCGATTTCATCCAGCAGTATGGTTCCTTTATCAGCCCGCTCAAATCTGCCACGCTTTTGAAATAATGCCCCTGTAAAAGCACCTTTTTCATGTCCGAAAAGCTCGCTGTCAATAAGAGTTCCAGGTATTGCGCCACAATTGACCTTGATAAACGGCTGATTCTTCCGGGGCGAAGAATAATGAATAGCATTGGCAATTACTTCCTTGCCGACTCCGGTTTCACCAAGCAAAAGCACTGGAATATTCACAGAAGCTACCTGATTGACCATATCAAAAACCTGCTTCAGCCCTGTATTCTTTCCTATAATTTCGTCACCTGAAATACGAAGCATTTCCTGATAAAGAAACCTGTTGTCATCAGCAAGTATTTCTTTTAGTTTTAAGACCTCTTCATGCCTAAGAGCATTTGACATGGCGATTGCAAAGGGGTCGTGCAGCATAGACAAAAGTCTGGCGTGTTCACTTTCGTATTGATCCGGTCCAATTAAATATGTCACAAGTGCAAAATACCTATTATCTTTTAATTTCAATCTCATGGTCATGATTGACATGTCGGGTCTATCGAGCAAACTAATTACTTTCAGGGTAGGTGGAAACATCTCAGGCTTGTTGATTATTGAAACACCATCAAGATTTGCCCATTGGTTTTCAACCTCGGATCGAACTTCGGAAGGCAAAGAAAGAATCCGATCCATCTTTTCTATCTTATAGCGGCTTACCTGGGCAAGTGTTTCTATGGCAGGCATGCCAGGCTCACCCAGCACAAGATTCATTCCGGTTAATGGTATAAATTGTTCCAAATATTCCAGCGCTTTCCACATAGCGGTTTCTATATCCAGGCTTCCGCATATTCTCATTGTTGCCTGACGGAAAAATTCGTTTGCATCTATATCCATAAAATTCACCCCTATTGTTGGCTAAATAAGAATTTAAATAACACCCTATGCGTTCATATGTAAACATGTTTGTTTATATTTAACCACATGAAATATTGATTATAGCTATAAACATCTGATTATATGTTATATTATATTATTGGCATGATTTAAGCAT
This sequence is a window from Pseudomonadota bacterium. Protein-coding genes within it:
- the tgt gene encoding tRNA guanosine(34) transglycosylase Tgt yields the protein MFDFKVIAKSSNSRARAGLMRTSHGDVETPVFMPVGTLASVKSLSPEEITQAGASIILGNTYHLYLRPGCDVIKLFSGLHKFMNWKGPILTDSGGFQVFSLAKLSKITNEGYTFQSHIDGSSHTLTPEKAVEVQLLLNSDIMMCLDQCIHYPAEKKQAQDALELTTQWAKRCKKTWEEAGENKNALFGIVQGGMFKELREKSAQDIVEIGFPGYAIGGLSVGEPIDIMLEIAEYSLDKLPSDKPKYMMGIGTPENIVELVALGTDMFDCVMPTRNARNGQMFTSMGTINICNSRYKFDTLPVEEECNCYTCRNFSRAYLRHLYMAKEILAYRLNTIHNIFYYTKLMKDMRKAILNDEFESFRTNFYNKRTKGERS
- a CDS encoding NifU family protein yields the protein MKELVEEAIKKIRPMLQKDGGDVEIIDVSDGIVKVRLQGACAGCPMSQMTLKNGIEKLLKEEVPGVKSVISI
- a CDS encoding efflux RND transporter periplasmic adaptor subunit, with product MMQRIVICCLLFLSVIALSGCKEKIEPGTTEEKSAAIVKAAVLEAKVVNQPLLYETTGTIHAKTESILSSKLLAEIKKINVKEGDTIKKGDVLVLLDNSQVKAQLQQARQAKKEALNAYDAAASGVDSARAAAKLASDTYKRFLNLYNDNAISKQNFEDIETKNIQAKAALLQSEAMVQAAGNRIKQAEAALLSAKSYDKDSVIYAPYDGLVTAKMVEPGDLASPGAPIIGVEETKGYYAEFVVPEAQVKTVGMGTKVSIVIPALNDLLLEGTIYTVSQAADSNTRSFMFKASFTSDQSVRSGLYVKVLIPIGKKDILSVPSSSLIYQGQLTGIYILDDQNIARFRVIRTGRTFDKSIEVLSGLNPKDRYISNPDVNIKDGVKVEAST
- a CDS encoding efflux RND transporter permease subunit translates to MSNKLGVAGKIANYFIESKLTPLIIIASILLGIASVIALPREEEPQIIVPMIDIFVSMPGASSKEVEERVTSPMEKLLWEIPGVEYIYSTSSPGMSMAIVRFLVGQNEEQAIVRLQSKLMANMDRIPHSVSQPLIKPRYIDDVPILALTFWGKDADHYLLRRVAAEVENIAKMEENTSITTIIGGEKRQVEVNIDPVKLSAFGIDPERVFSMLSTANQSSDSGSFPSLSGQTIVHTGGFINNVEDVNKVVISVYDGKPVYLEDVATISDGPGEPDQYVFFGAGPAAKEKNISKDSLPKDACPAVTLTIAKRKGTNAIDVANKILARIKDAKGTIIPDNINMTITRHYGETAKEKSDELLLHMMIAIVSVSILIWFTLGHRESGIVALAIPVTLALTLSVFYLYGYTLNRITLFALIFSIGILVDDAIVIVENIVRHFRLPENANRPKILITIEAVDEVGNPTILATMTVIAAILPMAFVGGLMGPYMRPIPVGASAAMVFSLIVAFIVTPWASMKLISHKENETAKHEKEGWSTLFYRKVMTPLIEIPFWRYTFLLLVVGLLLISCALVAIKKVHVKMLPFDNKSEFQVIIDMPENSTLENTLSAALEMGDYIKTVNEVVDYEIYAGTAAPFNFNGLVRHYFMRKGNNVADIQVNLVSKGQRKDQCHEIAKRVRPALQIIAQKYNARIKVAEVPPGPPVLSTLVAEIYGPDYNRQRLIAKQVMKIFEQTSGVVDVDWYMEDDQPRVSIEIDRQKAALHGISAAQIAQTLDLALSGRQAGLLHQPKEKEDIPIMLKLPLSKRAGIERLESIKISQPDGKLISLSSLVKISDTKNDKSIYHKNLMPVVYITGDVAGEKESPVYAILEMKKAIDAISLPEGYKIVQHTAALPESDRRFSMKWDGEWHITYEVFRDLGIAFAVVLILIFVLVVGWFQSFSTPLVIMAAIPFSLIGILPGHWIMGAFFSATSMIGFIAGAGIVVRNSIILVDFIELRVSQGMPLDLAVIDAGAVRFRPMMLTAAAVVVGASVILFDPIFQGLAISLMAGEVASLLFSRMTVPILYYLDKRWESQHVHKKKPAVSSSS
- a CDS encoding sigma 54-interacting transcriptional regulator, whose product is MDIDANEFFRQATMRICGSLDIETAMWKALEYLEQFIPLTGMNLVLGEPGMPAIETLAQVSRYKIEKMDRILSLPSEVRSEVENQWANLDGVSIINKPEMFPPTLKVISLLDRPDMSIMTMRLKLKDNRYFALVTYLIGPDQYESEHARLLSMLHDPFAIAMSNALRHEEVLKLKEILADDNRFLYQEMLRISGDEIIGKNTGLKQVFDMVNQVASVNIPVLLLGETGVGKEVIANAIHYSSPRKNQPFIKVNCGAIPGTLIDSELFGHEKGAFTGALFQKRGRFERADKGTILLDEIGELPQEAQVRLLRVLQDKQIERVGGTMPVPIDVRVIASTNRDLKNMVISKQFREDLWFRLNVYPIKIPPLRERQGDIPELVYYFINRKSIEKNITSPPNIDKEVIDQLKTYNWPGNVRELENIVERILIQSQGQNISGPLMFEDTIFQKSESGAFRQPIPIYSKINDAEGKTIMHLKEIAKTIFPQFDLEKLTSSLNKTEPMELEEIISLHIQKAIKITGGKINGPGGAAELLNINPNTLKSKIRKMGLLKNKRDQKIHFNN